Proteins from a single region of Leptolyngbyaceae cyanobacterium:
- a CDS encoding GNAT family N-acetyltransferase: MKIRPAILSDVPAVLPMVAKICALHESWDAAKYGFLPNPALRYERWLMKLANSDRAIFLVADTETTDNPKTLILAGFLVATVEGEIPIYRLKEYGFIHDIWVEPEYRHAGIARQMVKQTIELFHQMGVKQIRLDTAVPNEAARRLFSSCGFRTSTIEMLVELE, from the coding sequence GATTCGTCCGGCTATACTAAGTGATGTTCCCGCCGTGCTACCGATGGTTGCCAAAATTTGTGCTTTACACGAATCTTGGGATGCCGCCAAATATGGATTTTTACCAAATCCAGCTTTGCGGTACGAACGTTGGTTAATGAAATTAGCTAATAGCGATCGCGCAATTTTTCTAGTCGCAGATACCGAAACTACTGACAACCCCAAAACACTAATTTTAGCAGGTTTTTTAGTTGCCACAGTAGAAGGAGAAATCCCCATTTATCGACTCAAAGAATACGGTTTTATTCACGATATTTGGGTAGAACCTGAATATCGTCACGCCGGAATAGCACGGCAAATGGTAAAACAGACTATAGAACTTTTTCACCAGATGGGAGTAAAACAAATTCGCCTCGATACTGCCGTACCGAACGAAGCAGCAAGGCGCTTGTTTTCCTCCTGCGGTTTCCGTACCAGCACGATCGAGATGTTAGTCGAATTAGAGTAA
- a CDS encoding MBL fold metallo-hydrolase yields the protein MYLTWLDSNSWLIEIGGKRILLDPWLVGKLVFGKLDWLFKGTKNTQYSIPENLDLILLSQGLEDHAHPPTLQQLDKTIPVVGSPNAAKVALNLGYDRVTALPPGETFTFDNSLEIKAFPGSPIGPTTVENAYLIKELETGLTLYYEPHGYHSPSLKEVAPVDVVITPIIDLALPIIGPIIKGTKSALEVTKLLQPQFILPTAAGGDVIFEGLLMSLLRAVGSVDEFQTQLAESNLATRALEPKPGERFELQLQQRALSL from the coding sequence ATGTACCTAACTTGGTTAGACAGTAACTCTTGGTTAATAGAAATCGGTGGTAAACGAATTTTACTCGATCCTTGGCTGGTTGGTAAGTTAGTTTTTGGCAAATTGGACTGGCTGTTTAAAGGCACTAAAAATACTCAATACTCCATTCCAGAAAATCTTGACTTAATTCTTTTATCTCAAGGTTTGGAAGACCACGCTCACCCGCCAACTCTCCAGCAGCTTGATAAAACTATTCCGGTCGTCGGTTCTCCCAATGCTGCGAAAGTAGCGTTAAATTTAGGTTACGATCGCGTAACGGCACTTCCTCCCGGTGAAACTTTCACTTTCGACAATAGTTTGGAAATTAAAGCATTTCCCGGCTCTCCCATTGGCCCAACAACGGTAGAAAATGCTTATCTCATCAAAGAATTAGAAACTGGTTTAACTCTTTACTACGAACCTCACGGTTATCATTCTCCATCATTGAAAGAAGTAGCACCTGTTGATGTGGTGATTACTCCCATTATTGACTTAGCTTTACCCATAATCGGACCAATTATTAAGGGTACTAAAAGTGCGTTGGAAGTAACGAAATTGTTGCAACCTCAATTTATTTTGCCCACAGCCGCAGGTGGTGATGTGATATTTGAAGGGTTACTAATGTCTTTGCTGCGTGCAGTGGGAAGCGTAGATGAATTTCAGACTCAATTAGCTGAAAGCAATCTCGCTACAAGGGCGCTAGAACCAAAACCAGGAGAACGATTTGAACTACAATTACAGCAACGAGCTTTAAGCCTCTAA
- a CDS encoding pentapeptide repeat-containing protein translates to MKDLEKWYRVLDLQPGATIEEVNQAYKDLAFIWHPDRIPKDNIRLQQKAQDKLKEINEARDRLRSSQPQRVTATPQNSHYPQHQYYKHHTPQSEPHYSHHHQNYKHHTPPQNPPHQHSTNKHDLDLSGRDFSGANLSEKDLSSRNLSHANLSNANLKDTFLHKTILAGANLFKANLFRANLLQADLRDANLREANLVGADFSGADLRGADLRGANIGSGNRILVKFIGAKLSGAIMPDGTIHD, encoded by the coding sequence ATGAAAGATTTGGAAAAATGGTATCGGGTTTTGGATTTACAGCCAGGAGCGACAATCGAGGAAGTCAACCAGGCTTACAAAGACTTGGCCTTTATTTGGCATCCCGATCGAATTCCAAAAGATAATATTAGACTACAACAAAAAGCACAAGATAAATTAAAAGAGATTAATGAAGCAAGGGATCGTTTGCGCTCTTCCCAACCTCAGCGAGTAACAGCAACTCCACAAAATTCCCATTATCCTCAGCATCAGTATTACAAACACCACACACCACAATCAGAACCGCATTATTCTCATCATCATCAAAATTACAAACACCATACGCCACCCCAAAACCCGCCTCATCAACATTCAACTAACAAGCACGACCTAGATTTAAGTGGCAGAGATTTTAGTGGTGCTAATTTAAGCGAAAAAGATTTATCTAGCAGAAATCTCAGTCATGCTAACTTGAGTAATGCGAATCTTAAAGACACTTTTTTACATAAAACTATTTTGGCTGGCGCTAACTTATTTAAAGCAAATTTATTTAGAGCCAACTTGTTACAAGCTGACTTGCGGGACGCCAATTTACGAGAAGCTAACTTAGTGGGAGCGGATTTCAGCGGAGCCGACTTACGAGGAGCCGATTTAAGAGGTGCTAATATTGGGAGTGGTAATCGAATCTTAGTCAAATTTATCGGAGCCAAGCTCAGTGGTGCAATCATGCCCGATGGCACAATTCATGATTGA
- a CDS encoding class I SAM-dependent methyltransferase — translation MDTKTLIQFFPKITACILLFLLTLFWSPCQSLGATVFSNSSAIYQERTTHNPDGIGKFYMGREIARVMGHQAAGWLERSNREKEERPSLVIQGLDLKPTDIVADIGAGTGYFAFRISPLVPQGKVFAVDIQPEMVDIMEFLKKEKAINNVETVLATLTDPKLPDRSIDLALMVDAYHEFSYPKEVMEGIVKSLKPGGRVVLIEYRGENPFVMIKPLHKMTQNQVRKEMSAVGLKWVETKKFLPQQHLMIFEKGEANE, via the coding sequence ATGGATACGAAAACATTGATTCAATTTTTCCCGAAAATAACAGCTTGTATCTTATTATTCCTATTGACCCTATTCTGGAGTCCCTGTCAAAGCTTGGGAGCTACAGTTTTTTCTAACTCTAGCGCTATTTATCAGGAACGGACAACCCATAACCCAGATGGCATAGGGAAATTTTACATGGGCAGAGAAATTGCGCGGGTAATGGGACACCAAGCGGCGGGATGGTTGGAGCGATCGAACCGCGAGAAAGAAGAGCGTCCTTCGTTAGTAATACAAGGCTTGGACTTAAAACCAACTGATATTGTAGCAGATATAGGAGCCGGTACTGGTTATTTTGCTTTTCGGATTAGTCCTTTAGTTCCCCAAGGAAAAGTTTTTGCTGTCGATATCCAACCAGAGATGGTTGACATTATGGAATTCTTGAAAAAAGAAAAAGCTATTAATAATGTTGAGACTGTATTGGCAACCCTAACCGACCCAAAACTTCCCGATCGAAGCATTGATTTAGCGTTGATGGTAGATGCTTATCACGAATTTAGTTATCCTAAAGAAGTGATGGAAGGAATAGTAAAATCCCTCAAACCAGGCGGCAGAGTAGTATTAATCGAATATCGAGGGGAAAATCCTTTTGTGATGATTAAACCACTGCATAAAATGACTCAAAACCAAGTTCGCAAAGAAATGTCAGCAGTAGGTTTAAAATGGGTAGAAACTAAAAAGTTTTTGCCTCAACAGCACTTGATGATTTTTGAAAAAGGAGAGGCTAATGAATAG
- a CDS encoding class I SAM-dependent methyltransferase encodes MNRERPFPNWENLYQEQSVETMPWFNPALDADLEKALNQLNLSGKTGLDIGTGPGTQAIALAERGFEVTAVDLSATAIENAKTKAKDLNINWQQDDILNTKLERQFDFAFDRGCFHVFAPEQRQNYVSVVNKLIVPEGYLFLKCFSYKETREAGPYRFTPQEIEEIFHNQFKIIDIQETVYQGTLEIFPQALFCIMQKP; translated from the coding sequence ATGAATAGAGAACGCCCATTTCCTAACTGGGAAAATTTATATCAAGAACAGTCAGTCGAAACCATGCCTTGGTTTAATCCGGCTCTCGATGCCGATTTAGAAAAAGCATTAAATCAACTAAATTTGTCAGGAAAAACAGGATTAGATATCGGTACTGGGCCTGGTACTCAGGCGATCGCATTGGCAGAAAGAGGTTTTGAAGTTACGGCGGTGGATCTTTCTGCCACCGCGATCGAAAATGCCAAAACTAAAGCCAAAGACTTAAATATTAACTGGCAGCAGGACGATATTCTCAATACTAAACTAGAGCGACAATTTGATTTCGCATTCGATCGAGGTTGTTTCCACGTTTTTGCTCCAGAGCAAAGACAAAATTACGTTTCCGTTGTCAATAAGTTAATCGTGCCTGAGGGTTACTTATTCCTAAAATGCTTTAGCTACAAGGAAACGAGAGAAGCTGGCCCTTATCGATTTACACCCCAAGAAATCGAAGAAATTTTCCATAACCAATTCAAAATTATCGATATTCAAGAAACTGTATATCAAGGTACTCTGGAAATATTTCCGCAGGCTTTATTCTGCATTATGCAAAAACCATGA
- a CDS encoding pyridoxal phosphate-dependent aminotransferase, translating to MRNETLRMEAVQSPIIPVVAELIRSCPGTISLGQGVVYYGPPSNAIAKITEFLANPQNHKYQAVEGIPALQEAIKHKLLVENKIEIDDDRCIVVTAGGNMAFMNAVLAITSPGDEIILQTPYYFNHEMAIAIASCRPILVATDENYQLRLDAIEKAITDKTRAVVTISPNNPTGAVYPKEALQAVNEICRQRGIYHISDEAYEYFTYNGVKHFSTGANTDSASHTISLYSLSKAYGFASWRIGYMVIPKHLLLSVKKIQDTILICPPVISQYVALEALQAGIEYCQEKMAVIQTVREKCLQQLNSIPHLCAVPQADGAFYFLLKVNTQLSAMELVERLIKEHHVAVIPGDTFGIENGCYLRVAYGALQEETAVEGMGRLVQGLAIILAESRSQSQNRGSSLKTSQQG from the coding sequence ATGAGAAACGAAACTCTTAGAATGGAGGCGGTGCAATCACCGATTATTCCGGTGGTGGCGGAGTTAATTCGCAGTTGTCCCGGTACGATTTCTTTGGGACAAGGGGTGGTATATTATGGCCCACCGTCAAATGCGATCGCAAAAATTACCGAATTTCTAGCGAATCCCCAAAATCACAAATACCAAGCGGTAGAAGGAATTCCAGCCTTACAAGAAGCGATTAAACATAAACTGTTAGTTGAAAATAAGATCGAAATTGATGACGATCGCTGTATTGTGGTGACTGCTGGCGGAAATATGGCGTTTATGAACGCGGTACTGGCGATTACTTCGCCGGGGGATGAGATAATACTGCAAACGCCATATTATTTTAATCATGAAATGGCGATCGCGATCGCGAGTTGCCGACCTATACTGGTAGCTACCGATGAAAATTATCAGTTACGTCTAGATGCTATAGAAAAAGCAATTACTGATAAAACAAGAGCGGTTGTTACCATTTCGCCTAACAATCCCACAGGTGCAGTTTATCCCAAAGAAGCATTACAAGCAGTTAATGAAATATGTCGCCAACGGGGAATTTATCACATCAGCGATGAAGCTTACGAATACTTCACTTATAACGGAGTAAAACACTTTTCCACAGGCGCAAATACAGATAGTGCATCTCACACGATTTCCCTTTATTCCCTTTCTAAAGCTTACGGTTTTGCCAGTTGGCGGATTGGGTATATGGTAATTCCCAAACACTTACTTTTATCAGTTAAAAAAATTCAAGATACTATCTTAATTTGTCCGCCAGTTATTTCCCAATATGTGGCTTTAGAAGCATTACAAGCAGGAATTGAATACTGTCAGGAAAAAATGGCTGTAATTCAGACAGTGAGAGAAAAGTGCTTGCAACAACTTAATTCAATTCCTCACTTATGTGCTGTTCCCCAAGCTGATGGTGCTTTCTATTTTTTACTAAAAGTTAACACTCAACTCAGCGCGATGGAATTAGTAGAACGGTTGATTAAAGAACATCACGTAGCGGTAATTCCCGGCGATACTTTCGGGATAGAAAATGGGTGCTATTTAAGAGTTGCTTATGGTGCTTTACAAGAAGAAACGGCAGTAGAAGGGATGGGAAGATTAGTGCAAGGTTTGGCGATTATTTTAGCTGAATCTCGATCGCAATCACAAAATCGAGGCTCCAGCCTCAAAACATCGCAGCAAGGTTGA
- a CDS encoding flagellar assembly protein H, protein MTRQPHDQFAKQYLEELLATLGEIEISREIAGETRQVDISFAPDPTADREILGLLGKMVSTPCLLEPFRNQPSKTEIRNCIIKLFSLHGELQRRARREDEELPENELPILWILATSASPALVDSFGAKLEPDNWPQGVYLLAESLKTGIVAINQLPVNSETLWLRILGKGITQQQAINEITALPPENRLRRNILELVSTWRISVERKDNLTEDERELIMNLTPAYLEWRENTLREGRQEGLREGVREGSLEERRLVVGNLLRLRFGAVDEELSRVIEPLLQLPPEEYSRLLLQLSREELLARFGIE, encoded by the coding sequence ATGACCAGACAACCGCACGATCAATTCGCTAAACAATATTTAGAAGAACTACTCGCAACACTTGGCGAAATAGAAATCAGCCGCGAAATTGCTGGAGAAACTCGCCAAGTTGATATCTCTTTTGCACCCGATCCAACAGCCGATCGCGAAATCCTGGGATTACTGGGTAAAATGGTATCTACGCCCTGCTTGCTGGAACCATTTCGCAACCAACCCAGCAAAACAGAGATTCGCAACTGTATCATTAAACTATTTTCTCTGCATGGCGAGTTACAGCGCAGAGCAAGGCGCGAAGATGAGGAACTTCCCGAAAATGAATTGCCAATTTTGTGGATTTTGGCAACCTCTGCTTCCCCAGCTTTAGTCGATAGCTTTGGTGCTAAACTAGAGCCAGACAATTGGCCGCAAGGTGTTTACTTGTTAGCCGAATCCTTAAAAACGGGGATAGTGGCGATAAATCAATTACCAGTTAATTCAGAAACGCTTTGGCTGAGAATTCTGGGAAAAGGGATAACTCAGCAACAAGCTATTAATGAAATTACCGCACTTCCTCCGGAAAACAGATTACGCAGGAACATATTAGAACTAGTTTCTACCTGGCGGATTAGCGTTGAAAGAAAAGATAATTTAACGGAAGATGAGAGGGAATTGATTATGAATTTAACACCAGCTTATCTGGAATGGCGGGAAAATACTTTACGGGAAGGACGCCAAGAAGGATTACGAGAAGGAGTACGAGAAGGAAGTCTAGAAGAACGTCGTCTGGTAGTAGGAAATTTGTTGAGGCTGCGATTTGGTGCTGTAGATGAAGAATTATCTAGGGTAATTGAACCTTTGTTACAATTGCCGCCAGAGGAATATTCGCGTTTGCTTCTGCAATTATCTCGCGAAGAGTTGTTGGCTAGATTTGGGATTGAATGA